The genome window TTGATACTTGTAACTCTCACGTAGTCTTAGCACCTGATGGGCGCTGAACTTTCTTATCTTGTTACGCTGGAAGACATAGTTTTCTCGCACCCAATTGAGCTGACTCGTCGAGTAATCTCGTACTTTCCTCACCTGTTTCGAGATCAGAAAAACAACATTGTGAAACGTTTGCACGCCATGACGTCTGATCTTTCCTTTGACATATTTCTCGTTCtttgtagaaattatttaaaacctGACGAACTCATACAACTTTGTTTCAAAGTAATCTCTAACGTTGTTACGCGAATGCGAGGAGGAGgacatatttaataattctacgTTGAATAACGAACATTTCCAGTAAATGTTTCATTACCTGATCATAATACTGGTCTCTGAGAGCCGTTAGGTGGCTCGTTCCGTAGTCCCGTATGTCTCTAATGTGTCTCATTTGACCTTCGTAGCTATCTCGAATCCATTCTACTTGTTGAGCACAGttctcttttattctatgCACTTGTTGAGTGTAATTCTCGCGTAGTCTCTCGAGTTGTTGACTCTTGTATTGCTCGATATTATCcaacatttggtaaatttgcTTTGCTCTAGGTGTGGAACCCACCCGTCCACAGCACATACACCAGTTTAGACAGCCGCATCTGAAACGAGAGGAAACGAACGATTTTATATACAACGACAGAAATTGCATAATCCGCGAACGATATCAGTTTCACACGAATTCGCAGTTACGATTGAATATATCGAATACAatgcatttttgtattttacaagggagaagagaaaaaaagtatcgactAGGTACGCGAGGTAACGAAGCTAGCACAGATGATGCACACCTGCGCATTATTATTTTCGAACGCAATGACACTTATGCATCAagcgataataataaataataatcggtGTTGAATTGCActgaaacgagagaaaatacTTACTTCAGCAAAAGATAACGAAGCAGTTGCAAGAGAAGCGTTAGGAGAAGAAAGGCCGTCGCACTGGCAGCTCCTACCAATATGCTCATGATCCTGATTCTGTTTAATGTTATTGGATTCATCTGCAAACTAATATAGGTGGTGGCATTGGCAATCGGATTCACCGCGTAACACTTGTATTGTCCAACATCCTGCCTGAGCAACGTCGCTATGTACAAAGATCCATTCTCGAGGATGCGTATACGACCATCGTCAACAAACGGTACACTTTGTTCCCATCCGTGTACGGGAGGATGTTCGACAAAAGCGTCGGGAAATGCTGGATCAGGATTCCAATGCAGTACCTGAAGCGTCGGCGTAACCCATGTTAATGACGGTGTGGGATTGCCGTTGAATTCACATTCGAGTAGCACAGGGTTTAATAAAAGATGTTGCTGCGTGGGCGTAGCGTATATCAAATTTGGCGGTGCGCATTTCAAGTAACGAAGGGTTTGAAGGATATCGGCAGTACCGTCGATTTCATCGCCGCAGCGAAATCCACTTTGAAAAACGGTTCGTAGGTGCTCCTTGCTTTCGGCCCACTTTACGAACCAGAACATACGGCAATCGCAGGCCCATGGGTTACCTTGCAGCTGCAGCTCACTCAGAAACGATAGCTGCGCCACGTTTGCCGGTAGGAAGGTCAAATTGCTATCGCGTAGATCGATTTTACGTAGTGCCGGTGTACGATCCAGGGTACATCGAGAGATCTCGCGTAACGGGCTGTTGTTCACTTCCAATGTCTCTAATTTATCTAATCCTTTCAAGTCTTCGTTACGAAGAGCCTCTAGTCTTGTTCCGGAAAGCAATAGAGTGCGTAGTTTCCTCACTGGTCGCCATACATCGTATGGAAGCACCGTGACCGGTAGATTCTTCAAGCTGAGCCATCTTAAATTCGACAGGCTGTGGAACGTGATGCTTGTCAAACGCGTGATAGGATTCCCAGAAAGATCGAGGTGCTGCAACGATACGAGATCGGAGAACAGGCCGCGCGGAACTGTATCGATCTCGTTATCGGACAGCTCCAAGATCTTCAATTGATTCAAGCCGGAAAATAAACGGGGTGGAAGTTTGGTGAGTCTGTTGGCGGACAGGACGAGTTCCTGGAGATTTTTGTTGGGCCTGAAACTGTGATCCGGCAAGGATACCAACAAATTACCGGAAAGATCCAACCGTGCCAAAGACTTGGATAAAGCGAACACTTGATAGGGAAGTACTGAGAGTCGATTGCGTGACAAGTCGAGTTCCTCGAGCCAATCCAAACCCTGGAATGATGCTCGCGGTAGTGTGGTCAACCGGTTTCCGGTGAGATTCAGGTACTGTAGTTGTTGCAGCGGATGGAAGACGTCTGACGGGAATTCCGTCAGCCTATTGTCACCTAAGTTGAGATGTGCGAGGAACGTTGTCGCGAGGAATGCGCCAGGTTCTATCCTCTCGATTCCACTCGAAGTCCAGGCGAGACTCTTGAGACGAATCGCTGGCTCGAGGGCGGAAACGGGTATTGTAGCGGCTCCGACGTTTCTCAACACGACATTGGTGACTTGCCTGGACAGACCGAGTCCAAGGAAGTTTCGTTCCCGGCACAGTAGGCTTTTTCCATTGTCCAAGCACTCGCAACCCGTGGCACATTCTACACGCGAGGACGGCGACGTTTTTTCCGTAATGAACGTTGCGTCCTGCGTATCCGTAACGTGCACCGCAATGAGAAGGACTATTAACCACCACCACGAGTCCCGCGTGAAAACTCGCTCCCTCATTCCTATGACCTGTAATATGACGATTTCCACGCATACAACCAAGAAATCCCATATCCTGATGTATCGTCGCGAAATCCAAAATTTACCAATCGATCGACTTTAATGCTCTTCTgttaaattcgtttaaaattctgCGTTATTTTCGAATCAGCAAGTAATATAGCGGATATACACGTTcaatgattattatttatagtttttCAAGAAGAGCAGGAGGTCTGCTAACGTAAAAGCGTACATTGTCATTTCTTTACGAGATTTCCGCACGCATTACACAtgcttttacaaaaatatatgaaacgtgtttattacatacatgatattattctttcttttctttttagattcttttctctgctctcttctcttttcttttcctatttatattttctttattgtgTTACGTACCTAAGCGAGGATCATGGACAAGCCACGAAGCACCGAGTATCTCGGCTCTGAGATAGCGACCAGCTAAATGGTAGTATATCCTTAACCGTTCGCAAAAAATCCGGCCCAGTGTCTTATGGAGGTACTGAAATTACTGGATTTGTTGATGGTGACGGCAGTGATGTTGCTGCTATTGCCGTGTCGAGCCGGTAACATAATTGTGCGCGCTCTAATGGAACGACTTGCAGAGTTCCGAAATTGGACGGGAAGGTAATCCGCCAGCATACAATAACCGTTGCACACAGCTAACTATACAGCTATGGAAACACTCGCGCGCGCCCAGCTACGCGTATAAATGGATAACACATTCAAACGAGCCACACatacacgcacgcacacacacacacccacacgcacgcacacacacatataaCACGCTGTTTTCCGttgcgttttcttttttctttttctttttctttttttttttttttctatttcttcgtgTGTAGTTACTCTAACTGTTTCTACGTGCCGGCCCTGTCAAACTTTGCAGCAGCAACGCAAAGGTTCTACTGTTGTTTCGTATGTCACATGACACACTCGTGCATCGCGACAAGTCTAGCGTCGTCCGTCGCCTATCAAAGGCAAAAACTGACTGTGAAAGATTCGTTCGACTCTGGCTGCTCCTCGTGGTAACCATCGTCTCGGAAAACCGGCAACGTTGCGAGCTCCAAGAACCGCGCCGACGCAAAACCTACCTCGCCGCTCTGCACCGCGCTCAACGAACCGCCCCATCAGGGGAACCCGATTACAACCAGACACAGCCCTTTAGCCCGATTCCTGCCCATTGTCCCCACATCCTCGCTAGCCACACCAGGATTATTTCTTTCCATCTATTCTCAACTACACCTATTCAGATACGTACTTTTATAGtcttattatttatcacgTGTTTTCTACTACATATGTTCTTCTATGGTTTCCTTAAGTATTCTTTTTATGCTCATTAATTAGCACATTTTTATCTGCCATCTTTTCACTCTGATGAACAGCGTCACTGCTACTTTTGCTCGaacgaaaaaatttcaaattctttttcaagaaatttttatttcgcaacGTGTGATACGATTTCCTTCGTCTGTGCGCGTATTGTCTGTAGTTTAGTTTGGTATTCAGTTTCAGTACtcagaaaatattcgatattctaATTGGAAGTTTCAATGAAATCACAATGAAGTATTATTCTCACGTTCGTTTCCGGgtaacatagaaattaacgcgTACAAGTAGACCGTGGAACGAAACGCTTCTTTTTCTTGACTAAAGACCATCTTTTTgatatagatttatttatatagacaTTACGAGATTCGTGGTATTAGTTTCACCTGGAATCTTACATGCATCGTTTCGGTTATCGTGTGACACCGATCTAGTATACACCTGTGATCCCAGTTTTTACTCGATGCAAGAACATCGTTACGTACTTGCagtataattgttattttcacGATTACAAAGATCATTCGAAAGCGTGTCTGTTTGCGTACCAAGTGCGTTCAGTTAAAATGATACGCAAACATGAAACGAAAGTGCTCCAACTGAGAGAATgcttgaagaaaaatatttgactgAACGTTTATTGAAAACTGTCTGCTCTATACCATGAGAAAAATATAGcactttatttataaaacagaggtgactttcaaatttctacaaCACCgacattttgttaaaaatcggactttttcttcttgtaaCTACTCATTTACGTAATCTGAAATTACATACAGTAGAAATCTGTTCTTTCCTTTGCTAAgtatatacttatttttaatcacCTTGACAAAACGATTTGTCATTACTTCAACTATTTGTTGCAAATTGTCGTACGTACTGACAATGCAAATTTCAATCGATATCGAGCAAAGTATCATTAAGTTTCTAGTTCCATTCTATCAAGAAAACTAATCGCTTTAGAGCAAGGAGCAAAAGTATGCGAAAATCGTTATCGTAATAAAACCACCGCACACCTGTAAATCACTTGTTTAAACTGTTCATGTGTACAATTGCCAGATTGACCTTGGTATGATAGCTCCGTCAGCGGTAGCTAACGTTCAATTTTGAATAGGGCTCGATAAGAGCGAGTTTCTACGTCatgtaaagaagaaaagcatAGCGTAGAGAGAGAGGAGTATGATGTAATTTAGCCATTAGAGAACGGTCTTCGGGTAGATTGAACAATCGCATGCTAATCCTATATCTGtaacaaattctttttcgCGTTTATGAATATCAAAGGTATTCAAATTAACCATAGTGTAGTACGCaagaaatatcattaataacaACATCACAACCTAGATACACAGTGTTCTAAAATtagcaaaaaatataaatttaaatgtacatatataatacgCTATTGATGCGCATTGAAAAAAAACGCTTTGAGCAAACAAACTCGCTCGCATAAACGATATTAATGACGCATTTAGAAGTTGAGTGTCATATATGCTTATGTATGTATTCGACACGATAATAAATGCTTGAAACTACAGTTCCATCGTATTCTCCAGTTACAGATATGTTAGATAAGCCTCAATttgtgtatattatatttgattacCTTGGCTTCCCTCTCCTTCTCTTACTTCGTTTTTTATTGTTTTGCTTcaacttcaaattttacctCGTTGTGTCTCGTAAACAGAATTTTACAAGGTCGCAAATCACGGAACGCTTTATCGCAATGAAATATAGCAAAGCGACTGAGTTTGGCAAATGTTTGATTGAATTATGCCCTTTTGAATCAAAATTAATAGAGATTGCGTAATTCGTGCGACACCTTATAGATCGTTTTCGTAATTTGTTTCGAAACTTGATTTGTGTGCATAGTCGTAACGAGATTGAATTTGACCTTGATTGCTAAACTTCTATAGCTTGCGCGAAgacttctctctctctctctctctcttcctcacACACACAATACacactttctctctctctctctctcgtcgGTCATGGCCAAGGGAGCCAACTGTAGGGGTAGGGCCATTTGGTTTCTTATCCTACTCTCTTAAGTCTCTGGTTAGTTtccattatataatttcttcagCTGGAAGAAACGTAcagttcttttattatttccaagTGCTATTATCAGAGAACGATTTATGTGATATTGCGatagtaaattaattagaaaaaatatgaGAGAAGATTTCCCATCATCGAAACGTGACACTTGATCTTTGTATTgcacaatattaataattcttcaaTATTATTGGAAGATAacataaatggaaaataaatatggatTTATCGACTAAAAAtatgttacgtaatgacaccGATAAATAGAATGGAGGAAGGAATCCTTGCAAAGGAAATGCCTTAAGTCGATTGATGGCATTTACAGAGCTTTTATAAATCGTGTTTATCACGAAACGAGAAACACGAATACCGCATGAGATAAACAGAGTTGCTTCGTATCAAGCggaacattattttattcgtgaaaACATCGATTCAAAACATTTCATCGATTCCAACATATTTACGAATTTATACGAATCGGTTTTTCAATCCCTAAATAACTAAAGATTACATTAGTATCAAATTGGGTActgttgttacgtaacactgtTGGCACATGGTGTTTAGGAGGGTCGAAAGGTATCGGACGGATAGTAACGACGAAGAAAGGAGAAGTAGCTATTTTAAAGGATAGTACGTTCTTTCGACTTCGATGGTAGCAACTCGGGTATAAAATTGGCATAAAATCGTCTGCTGCGATGAAAGCAGAATGTAGTAGAGGAGAATCGAAGATATACGTTAGAGGTTCTCCTATGTTTTATTCTTGCGAACAAACACGACGTGTACTTGTCCGTTTGGCGCGTAACGCTTTTCTTTATTGCATAATATCGCTCGCAACCGTGTATAGTTAACAAGTGGAAGGAAGCATTCGCTTCATATTCGAGTTAAAGTGGAATGGTTGAGTGCAGCGATGTAAGAAAGGAAAGGCTTGTGATTTGAGGCAAGGCGATAAGTGGCCGGTTGCTAGTTatgagagaaagagggaggtCTCGTGCGGAAGCGAGAGAACTCCAAGGAACGGAGAGACACGGTCGACCGTCGAGCAGACGTGAGTAGAGCTCGATCAGCTGGGAACAGGCCAATGTTGCCACGTGTCTCTGTATGACCCCCGGCTGACGGCTGTGTCGGGTTCGTGGATCAATATTACTGAGATCTGGCAACATCGCAGGTATCCAACTCTTTATTTATACGTGTCGGTTAGACGGCGCAGGCTCGTTCCGAAGCTTCCTTTAGTCGTTTCTGTCCTTCGTTGCCTTTCTTCCCTTGGCCTTTACCAGTCTACCGcgattttgatatttttaaaaggtgAATTATTCATCTGACTGcaaatatatgcataattgGAAAGTCAAATAAATGTACTAAAATGGACAGTCGTTCGGCACTCAATAACAGTACCTTATTgctcgtattatattttaccgtttataaatatttttaggatTGGTAGATATAGATCGGAACGATCAGGGACGTACGAATACGAAGTACAACGTATCCCAAGATACATATAGTCTGAATGAACAGCTATGTCGTTCAAGTTCTCTTTATTCGTCCGTTTCGTCCGTACTATGGGTCACGAGCTATCGGGATGCGTATCGTTTCTATCTAAAAAAGATACTATTGTTTGTGATATCTTCGCGACATTTTGAATGTTATCTTATCTTCGTAATGTCTATCTTAATaacatagaattttataaaaacttaaGTAACTTTCTCCTCAAAATTGTCTCTTAATCTATGACAGCTGGGGTCCTTGAATAATAACTTAAAAGTTTCTAAATTAAGAGTCATAAATCATATCATGTTTCTACGAGTTTTCTGTTactcttgaaatatttacaaaaatatcctGAAGCCTGTCTACTACATCATTTAACAAGCCGTAGAATTTCCACAGTAAATTGCACGAGTACCTGCCTAGGGACTCGCTAATTACTCCCTTACTAAACGTACCCTTCTTCCACTTTGCTTTTATGGTCCTCTAGCCTCGACATGCTCGTTCTTGCTAGTGTCGTATCAGCAGTTCGGTGAAATTAATCGTTAGTCGAGTTTCCGGTTTGATTGTgccgataataataatcggtGTAGGACACAGAagactttaaaaataattccagaataattaaaaaagtaataaaataagaaatagacTTATAAAACACTCGTTATTCTTTGTTATTAAACAACATGAAACATGCATGCAACTATGCAACTTATCCGAGATATGTAATTGCTGAAACGTTGTGGGAGTTCTTTCCACCTACAAATCGTTTCTCTCTACGTGAGTTCTCACGCTCCTCCTGTTGCCATTTTATTTCCTGATCGTGCGTCGCGTACCGACTAACAATAGCGCGAACTTTGcgattagaaattttatacaaatgatTTCCGCACGTTCACTGTGAGCCGCAAAGGTCGTTATACCTCTCTACCACTGCTTGTATGCGTCTACATCCGCCACCTTTGCAACTTATATTCTAGCACGTTGCTTTCGTGCTTGTCCACTCGTCCGACTCTTTTAGTCGGTGGACACGTGTATACGCACACTTCGCTGCCATCGTGTGACCCAGTTtatttctcaaaaaaaaaGCGCGCCACTTGGATACACGAGGGAAAAAACTAGGTTGCTAAATTGGAATCATCCCAAGCACATCTGGAATCGAGTGATAAaagttttaacgaaatatgaaTCGAGCGGGAATAATACTTAAACGAATTCTAGGAATGTACTGTAGTTAGCGTACCATCGTATTTCGTTACACACCGTCGTTTAAATAAACCGGCAATCTGTTTAGCGTATATAACCATCCACCCACGAGTTTCCGTAGATTTGAACTGATCGCTCATGGCGCAGAATAGTGAATGTTTTCCTATCTATATACGGTTACGCGTCATATACATCATTATTATCTAAAATACATGATTCATATGTATTCATGGTGCGagttttgaatattatataaattatgctATCGCGTTATCAAAACTTGGCGGTTTTTAGTCGATGGTATtcgtttttgaaaattattgaatttcttGCTTTGTAGCAGTAAGCAAGTTGATTGAAGCTCCAAGGTTATTCATTGGCATATATGTATAGCTGCATAAACTTGAGCCTGTTATATGATTCCTCGGTACGTTTAAGCGTAAACAGTGATATCTCTACCTGTAACAACTCTTCaggtttaaaataaaaattataaaataaaatcatttacattttttaccaACTTACTCAACTATACTAATAGCATATTTTAATTCACATAgattaaatacatttaaaatagtaaaattggTAACAAAagctattttaaatacatatctaGTTTTCAATTTTGCAATTTGGGCTCATATTGTAATGTGGACGTGGCAACGATGTAAGCAATTGAGAACGCGTGGACATACCCATCGCTTCGCAATACATATGTcacagaaaagaaagaaatagtaaAAGTTCCTTGaccagaaatattttttacgcctcttcttttctatttcttcttcgacACTTATTCAGTATCTGTCCTCTATCGTTTACGGTTTAAGTACATCGTCTATAGCCCGAGACGTACTGAATCGTGTGCCCAATCTACGTCCATAAgtatagaaaagaaataatacttTCATGATCTTTTGACtgtatgaaaaaaaatatatatatatatgttcgtATTTTATTCATCAATTGAATGATAAACTATCttcttattatatatgtttttacataACAACTACATGAATAATTTCATGCAGTTGCCGAAATAAATTGGATTTGTAAGATAATACAGGTCAAGAATACGATCGATGTACACTTCCTGCTCGATTACTCTTGCGCACGTGCAACAAAACAATAGAAGATGCAAATCAGTTTTCATATTCGTTTCACATAGTCGATGCTGCTTCTGTGCCGTCTGACAAATTTGTTGggaattatttgtttcattggTATTGGAGTAAACGAACCTTCATTGCGGCCACTCTCGAAAATTTTAACTTCCACAAATCAAAGATTGTTTATTGACCGGAACGAAAGAATAAACTACTTGTGTTCCTTGTTTCTTTGTTGACAACACAACTGACTTGTGACTGGTCACATCTAGAAACGTCGAGATACGTAATCGTTAATGCCAGGAATATTCTTTCAGCAAACGGAGTTTATGTTCATTAATGATTATACGAAATTCGATAAGAAACATTAATTGAGACAGAAATTACATATACTACgctaatgtaatattaatacgattaaatatgatttaatagtaaatataaatatatttgatagaaaaatatggaTCGCGTCTAAAGAGTAATGACGCCATTACATATTGTAAAAGCATGGCGTCGACTTACGCTTGAAAATCTAAAAgagaatattatttcgtatataaaatgtagtattatatatgataGTTTTCGGtcgaatttaacaaaataaaggTACAGATATTACCACATTTGTCGTCAGTAAACCGTAATGTATATACATCTACATGCGATGAATGTTTTCATAGTTGCTTCGATATGATGTTAACGGTTTCTATTGATTTATCACCCATTCTCGACATATTGGAATGTTTCGAAACTTCTAGAAATTCATCAGAGCATAATTCCTTCTAGGTTACGAGAATAACTAAACGAATTTATAATCCTTTAAATCTCAATAA of Bombus pascuorum chromosome 6, iyBomPasc1.1, whole genome shotgun sequence contains these proteins:
- the LOC132907683 gene encoding leucine-rich repeat and immunoglobulin-like domain-containing nogo receptor-interacting protein 2, whose protein sequence is MRERVFTRDSWWWLIVLLIAVHVTDTQDATFITEKTSPSSRVECATGCECLDNGKSLLCRERNFLGLGLSRQVTNVVLRNVGAATIPVSALEPAIRLKSLAWTSSGIERIEPGAFLATTFLAHLNLGDNRLTEFPSDVFHPLQQLQYLNLTGNRLTTLPRASFQGLDWLEELDLSRNRLSVLPYQVFALSKSLARLDLSGNLLVSLPDHSFRPNKNLQELVLSANRLTKLPPRLFSGLNQLKILELSDNEIDTVPRGLFSDLVSLQHLDLSGNPITRLTSITFHSLSNLRWLSLKNLPVTVLPYDVWRPVRKLRTLLLSGTRLEALRNEDLKGLDKLETLEVNNSPLREISRCTLDRTPALRKIDLRDSNLTFLPANVAQLSFLSELQLQGNPWACDCRMFWFVKWAESKEHLRTVFQSGFRCGDEIDGTADILQTLRYLKCAPPNLIYATPTQQHLLLNPVLLECEFNGNPTPSLTWVTPTLQVLHWNPDPAFPDAFVEHPPVHGWEQSVPFVDDGRIRILENGSLYIATLLRQDVGQYKCYAVNPIANATTYISLQMNPITLNRIRIMSILVGAASATAFLLLTLLLQLLRYLLLKCGCLNWCMCCGRVGSTPRAKQIYQMLDNIEQYKSQQLERLRENYTQQVHRIKENCAQQVEWIRDSYEGQMRHIRDIRDYGTSHLTALRDQYYDQVRKVRDYSTSQLNWVRENYVFQRNKIRKFSAHQVLRLRESYKYQQQTLNKVLENLPNLYFDNCRSGSCGKSDSMVFDTKDDGPIRMDTYFKAKIDDLANGISLEDVNSEYYTPTELSSTSPHGNAMEGIHINYIEEMGPPIRFDPLYNVSPHSIILHSIDEDGSSLSVYKDADNAKSVFKGLSSEVLAKEPKETPESFGLLAPSSSLPDLPRETKL